The following are encoded together in the Anopheles nili chromosome 3, idAnoNiliSN_F5_01, whole genome shotgun sequence genome:
- the LOC128726293 gene encoding insulin-like growth factor-binding protein complex acid labile subunit — protein sequence MNFDISTTLLVLLAVLAGTIPTGARRCPKHCQCDVRERIRVVCSKVDWVVPPASEFEPDVEELVISNTRHPLNVGPVFQYFKKLVTLRVNDANVPSVGDQSFWGLVLLKSIDLSRNNITQMAPNSFRGQDNLIELDLSRNRLDNIGSGMFFHLKELKTLHLIDNSINMLTERMFLHLAKLKYLDLSFNSIDDLPPEVFKDVQDLKVLKVRGCQLSNINPQIYNILSHLTELDLGQNQIKFLDREEFMDLRHLHSLRLDGNQLSAIVDNLFIHQKSMSFLDISRNRLAMIADRAFENLANLTFLDVSYNKLSQIAPVVFRPLRNLQTLNISGNTQLDLSEMEDTILAIKNISGLMVADMGALPLNLFMPFRRLGALNLSGNHIDNITLQIIDPLVHLEFLDLSRNQLNGIPERYATQLARIADVKLENNPLICDWCHMGPLIMQARKLTDGLPWQEAPRCFLPERLREVRIDGLDQDGVEDCMEVIVDEDHDAASTSHNFLEQAGSVSILAACGLIIFVLLAIIVVSTALCLSRHRARYYTHEDKRDTILEKNAETPIITTGSEINFKFPYNERVCTIDEMCIPPPPPPPGKMAPAGIERFD from the exons ATGAATTTCGACATATCTACCACGCTGCTCGTCCTGCTGGCGGTGCTCGCCGGCACAATTCCAACCGGCGCCCGGAGGTGTCCCAAGCATTGCCAATGTGATGTGCGAGAACGGATCCGGGTGGTCTGCAGCAAAG TGGACTGGGTGGTGCCCCCTGCAAGCGAATTCGAACCCGACGTGGAAGAACTCGTAATTTCGAACACCCGTCACCCGCTGAACGTCGGGCCGGTGTTTCAGTACTTCAAAAAGCTCGTGACATTGCGCGTGAACGACGCCAATGTGCCATCGGTCGGTGATCAGTCCTTCTGGGGGCTGGTGTTGCTAAAGTCGATCGATCTCTCACGCAACAACATCACCCAGATGGCACCGAATAGCTTCCGCGGACAGGACAACTTGATCGAGCTGGATCTGTCACGAAACAGGCTCGACAATATCGGCAGTGGCATGTTCTTTCATCTGAAG GAACTGAAAACGCTGCATTTGATCGACAACTCTATCAACATGCTGACCGAACGGATGTTTCTGCATCTGGCCAAGCTGAAGTATCTCGATCTTAGCTTCAACTCGATCGACGATCTTCCGCCGGAGgtgttcaaggatgtacag GACTTGAAAGTACTTAAAGTAAGGGGATGTCAGCTTTCGAACATCAACCCACAAATTTACAACATTCTGTCGCACCTGACGGAGCTCGATTTGGGACAAAATCAG ATCAAATTTCTCGACCGGGAGGAGTTTATGGATCTTCGCCACCTGCACTCGTTACGGCTCGATGGCAACCAGCTTTCCGCGATCGTGGACAATCTGTTCATTCACCAGAAAAGCATGAGCTTCTTGG ATATATCCCGAAACCGGCTGGCAATGATTGCCGATCGGGCGTTCGAGAACCTCGCCAACCTAACGTTCCTGGACGTGTCGTACAACAAGCTATCCCAAATCGCACCGGTTGTCTTCCGACCGCTTCGTAACCTCCAGACGCTCAACATCAGCGGAAACACGCAGCTGGATCTGAGCGAAATGGAAGACACGATACTG gcCATAAAGAACATCTCCGGGCTGATGGTGGCCGATATGGGAGCGCTCCCACTGAACCTGTTCATGCCGTTCCGCCGCCTGGGGGCGCTCAATCTGTCCGGCAACCATATCGACAACATCACGCTACAAATCATCGACCCGCTGGTCCACTTGGAG TTCCTTGACCTGTCCCGGAACCAGCTGAACGGCATCCCCGAACGATACGCGACCCAGCTCGCCCGGATCGCGGACGTCAAGCTCGAGAACAACCCTTTGATTTGCGACTGGTGCCACATGGGACCGCTCATCATGCAAGCGAGAAAG CTTACCGACGGTCTACCCTGGCAGGAGGCTCCCCGGTGTTTCCTGCCCGAGCGACTCCGCGAGGTACGCATCGACGGGCTCGACCAGGATGGCGTCGAAGACTGCATGGAGGTGATCGTGGATGAGGACCACGATGCTGCCAGCACGTCACACAACTTCCTCGAGCAGG CCGGCAGCGTTAGTATACTGGCCGCCTGTGGGTTGATCATATTCGTTCTGCTTGCCATCATCGTCGTGTCCACGGCGCTCTGTCTATCGCGACATCGGGCGCGCTACTACACGCATGAGGACAAACGAG ATACGATCCTCGAGAAGAACGCGGAAACGCCAATCATCACGACGGGCAGCGAGATCAACTTCAAGTTCCCGTACAACGAGCGTGTCTGCACGATCGACGAGATGTGCATCCcgcccccaccacccccacccggcAAGATGGCGCCCGCCGGTATCGAGCGGTTCGATTAA